In a single window of the Bacillus carboniphilus genome:
- the csrA gene encoding carbon storage regulator CsrA, protein MLVLTRKSGEAIQIGGDIEISIVSVKGDQVKLGINAPKDVEILRKEIVVQIQEENKQASIVIGDLMTLIGNKN, encoded by the coding sequence ATGTTGGTACTGACACGGAAGAGTGGAGAGGCCATTCAAATTGGAGGTGACATCGAAATTTCCATCGTTTCGGTAAAAGGAGACCAAGTAAAACTAGGAATAAATGCGCCGAAAGATGTAGAAATTTTGCGGAAGGAAATTGTAGTTCAAATACAAGAAGAAAACAAACAAGCCTCCATTGTAATTGGGGATTTAATGACGTTAATTGGAAATAAAAACTAA
- the fliW gene encoding flagellar assembly protein FliW, with the protein MMKLVTKYHGKIEIEQSEVIHFPKGIPAFEEEQEFILLQLTDEKIYYILQSVKTPDLGFVVTDPFLFFKDYDFQLDESTVKALDLKSPTDVKILTIVSVRDPFSNSTANLQAPIVINANKNRAKQVVLNVENYHTKHRLFNEIPVGSEG; encoded by the coding sequence ATGATGAAATTAGTTACAAAATATCACGGTAAAATTGAAATTGAACAATCTGAAGTTATCCATTTTCCAAAAGGTATCCCTGCCTTTGAAGAAGAACAGGAATTTATATTATTGCAATTAACAGATGAAAAAATCTATTATATCTTACAGTCTGTAAAAACGCCTGACTTGGGCTTTGTTGTTACAGACCCGTTCTTGTTTTTTAAAGACTATGATTTCCAACTAGATGAATCAACAGTTAAGGCACTTGACCTAAAGTCACCAACTGATGTAAAAATTTTAACCATCGTCTCTGTGAGAGACCCATTTAGTAACTCTACAGCTAATCTCCAAGCGCCAATTGTAATAAATGCAAACAAAAATAGAGCGAAGCAAGTTGTTCTAAATGTTGAAAACTACCACACGAAGCACCGGTTGTTCAATGAGATTCCGGTCGGATCGGAGGGGTAA